In Alistipes ihumii AP11, a genomic segment contains:
- the gcvH gene encoding glycine cleavage system protein GcvH: MNVPDHLKYSKDHEWIRVEGDEAYVGITDFAQSQLGDIVFVDVTTVGETLAQNDVFGTIEAVKTVSDAFLPVGGEVLEFNESLNDAPDRVNADPYGEGWIVKIRMSDPSELGVLLSADDYAKLIG, from the coding sequence ATGAACGTACCTGATCATTTGAAGTATTCGAAAGACCACGAGTGGATTCGCGTGGAAGGCGACGAGGCGTATGTCGGAATCACCGACTTCGCGCAGAGTCAGTTGGGCGATATCGTTTTCGTCGACGTGACGACGGTGGGCGAGACGCTGGCGCAGAACGACGTTTTCGGAACGATCGAGGCGGTGAAGACCGTGTCGGACGCTTTTCTGCCCGTCGGCGGCGAGGTGCTCGAGTTCAACGAGAGCCTGAACGACGCTCCCGATCGGGTGAATGCCGATCCGTACGGAGAAGGCTGGATCGTCAAAATCCGCATGAGCGATCCCTCCGAGCTCGGCGTATTGCTGTCGGCCGACGATTATGCGAAACTGATCGGGTAG
- a CDS encoding endonuclease/exonuclease/phosphatase family protein produces MILRKIFRAVGIGTALLAAAVALFIAVSWAVEYRPGERETTICCPEGEIVPLPDTLTILSWNIGYAGLGDNMDFFYDGGRRVRDSRERTARNLKEIVETISRVNPDIALLQEVDLDSRRSYRIREVDTLRAAFPGYTLAFAYNYKVCWVPVPLRAPLGRVQAGVVTLSRYAPVSTVRYGYPSAFGFPVRLFNLKRCLLEAEFVTRGGDTVWIGNTHNTAYDTGGMRSDEMRFLGELLRAASLRGVRSVTGGDWNQYPPGYEPSEEELSNRFFVPQAVDSSLIGPGFRFAYDPARPTLRYLDRPYVPSRASMERPTTTLTDFFLLSGGIRVLSVETLPLGFRSSDHDPVLLRIAWEKEADACR; encoded by the coding sequence ATGATACTCCGAAAGATATTCCGTGCGGTGGGAATCGGAACGGCCCTGCTTGCAGCGGCGGTCGCCCTTTTCATCGCCGTGTCGTGGGCGGTCGAATACCGGCCCGGGGAGCGGGAAACGACAATCTGCTGCCCGGAGGGAGAGATCGTGCCGTTGCCCGATACGCTGACGATCCTGTCGTGGAACATCGGTTATGCGGGACTAGGCGACAACATGGACTTTTTCTACGACGGCGGCCGGCGCGTGCGCGACAGCCGCGAGCGAACGGCCCGGAACCTGAAGGAAATCGTCGAGACGATCTCCCGGGTGAATCCCGACATAGCGTTGCTGCAGGAGGTCGATCTCGATTCGCGCCGCAGCTACCGCATCCGCGAGGTCGATACGTTGCGGGCGGCGTTCCCCGGCTATACGCTCGCTTTCGCGTACAATTATAAGGTATGTTGGGTCCCCGTTCCGCTGCGGGCTCCGCTGGGGCGCGTACAGGCAGGAGTCGTGACGCTTTCGCGCTATGCTCCCGTCTCGACGGTTCGCTACGGCTATCCGTCCGCTTTCGGGTTTCCTGTACGGTTGTTCAATCTGAAGCGTTGCCTGCTCGAGGCCGAGTTCGTTACGCGTGGCGGCGATACGGTATGGATCGGCAACACGCATAACACGGCTTACGACACGGGCGGCATGCGTTCCGACGAGATGCGCTTTCTGGGAGAGCTGCTGCGCGCGGCCTCTCTCCGGGGCGTTCGCTCCGTGACGGGAGGCGACTGGAATCAGTATCCGCCCGGCTACGAGCCTTCCGAGGAAGAACTGTCGAACCGCTTTTTCGTCCCTCAGGCGGTCGACTCGTCGCTGATCGGGCCGGGCTTCCGTTTCGCGTACGATCCGGCAAGGCCGACGCTGCGCTATCTGGACCGGCCCTATGTCCCGAGCCGGGCCAGTATGGAGCGTCCGACGACGACGTTGACCGACTTTTTCCTTCTCTCCGGCGGCATCCGCGTACTTTCGGTAGAAACGCTTCCGCTCGGGTTCCGGTCGAGCGATCACGATCCCGTGCTGCTTCGGATCGCGTGGGAAAAAGAGGCGGATGCGTGCCGCTGA
- a CDS encoding RagB/SusD family nutrient uptake outer membrane protein gives MKKYVIILAAAVLGLVFSCNDKLDLTTDGRISRGEIFQDRYKIMGWLNGCYNYCPGVSLTRAGYTDETHHSDAGTSNGQNYYNFYQGSTSSSNWYGPDNPWESLFQGIRKCNIFITGMQVNTLPGNVTQKDKEQWMGEAYTMRALYYWQLVKRYGGVPIIKEELGVDHDFSSDRRATFNECVEFIIEDCRAALESPASSFPWTADQGDNNVTRGMAYAIMSEAVLYAASPKWSDGTFSWEDAAKITGEAVDACMNEGGYVLYKTAPAADVAQNAYAYFHILLSDASRSTDKETIYGYGGRQSVWRDAGLPSNDRMSTAGPCPTQEQVDAYEFVAPDGESYPVLDLNTPYIGGDHTKPNYNQQALAAGYDPQDPYASLDPRFYASIYYNGAQRNLDGTGNRVETFVGGREGLTLNIDRTHTRTGYYMRKFNNWKSSHDNSADGAVRVFRLAELLLNHAEASNEAYGPDQNPDNRMTALEAINEVRSRAGMPLLDIASQDEFRLRCRNERRVELAFEEHRYWDVRRWGILGETDRTVTGMRITKEGNRFTYTRFKVGDRACGADKFNLYPLPQSEVNKANNNTGVQWQNPGWEQ, from the coding sequence ATGAAAAAATACGTCATCATTTTAGCCGCAGCCGTCCTCGGACTCGTATTTTCCTGCAACGACAAGCTGGACCTGACTACCGACGGACGCATATCGAGAGGGGAAATATTCCAGGACCGATATAAAATCATGGGGTGGCTCAACGGTTGCTACAACTATTGCCCGGGCGTCAGCCTGACCCGCGCGGGGTACACTGACGAGACGCACCACTCCGACGCGGGAACGTCCAACGGACAGAACTACTACAACTTCTATCAGGGCTCTACCTCGTCAAGCAACTGGTACGGTCCCGACAATCCGTGGGAGTCCTTGTTCCAAGGCATCCGCAAGTGCAACATTTTCATTACCGGCATGCAGGTCAACACGCTGCCCGGCAACGTAACTCAGAAAGACAAGGAGCAATGGATGGGCGAAGCCTATACGATGCGTGCGCTGTACTACTGGCAGCTGGTCAAGCGCTACGGAGGCGTCCCGATCATCAAGGAGGAGCTGGGCGTCGATCACGACTTCTCGTCCGACCGTCGCGCCACGTTCAACGAGTGCGTGGAGTTCATCATCGAGGACTGCCGCGCGGCGCTCGAATCCCCGGCCAGCTCCTTTCCGTGGACGGCCGATCAGGGCGACAACAACGTGACGCGCGGCATGGCTTACGCGATCATGTCCGAAGCGGTGCTGTACGCTGCTAGCCCGAAGTGGTCCGACGGAACGTTCTCTTGGGAAGACGCGGCGAAAATCACCGGCGAAGCGGTCGACGCCTGCATGAACGAAGGCGGATACGTACTGTATAAGACCGCTCCGGCAGCCGACGTGGCCCAGAATGCCTACGCCTATTTCCACATTCTGCTCTCCGACGCTTCCCGTTCGACGGATAAGGAAACGATCTACGGCTACGGAGGCCGTCAGTCCGTTTGGCGAGATGCGGGACTTCCGTCGAACGACCGCATGTCGACCGCCGGTCCCTGCCCTACGCAGGAGCAGGTCGACGCCTACGAGTTCGTCGCTCCCGACGGGGAAAGCTATCCCGTACTGGATCTGAACACGCCGTACATCGGCGGCGACCATACCAAGCCCAACTATAACCAGCAGGCCCTCGCCGCAGGCTACGACCCTCAGGACCCCTATGCGAGCCTCGATCCGCGTTTCTACGCCTCGATCTACTACAACGGCGCGCAACGCAATCTGGACGGTACGGGCAACCGGGTCGAAACGTTCGTCGGAGGCCGCGAAGGGCTGACTCTCAACATCGACCGGACGCACACCCGCACGGGTTACTACATGCGCAAGTTCAACAACTGGAAATCGAGCCATGACAACAGCGCCGACGGAGCCGTGCGCGTATTCCGGCTGGCGGAGCTGCTTTTGAACCATGCGGAAGCCTCCAACGAAGCCTATGGTCCCGACCAGAATCCCGACAACCGGATGACGGCTCTCGAGGCGATCAACGAAGTGCGTAGCCGCGCCGGCATGCCCTTGCTCGACATCGCTTCTCAGGACGAATTCCGCCTTCGCTGCCGCAACGAGCGACGCGTCGAGCTGGCTTTCGAGGAACACCGCTATTGGGACGTACGCCGCTGGGGTATTCTGGGCGAAACCGACCGGACCGTCACCGGCATGCGGATCACCAAGGAAGGCAACCGATTCACCTACACCCGATTCAAGGTAGGCGACCGTGCCTGCGGAGCCGACAAGTTCAATCTCTATCCCCTTCCGCAGAGCGAAGTGAACAAAGCCAATAACAATACCGGCGTTCAGTGGCAGAACCCGGGTTGGGAACAATAG
- the mdh gene encoding malate dehydrogenase — translation MSKVTVVGAGNVGATCANVIATREIADELVLLDIKEGVSEGKMLDIFQTATLMDFDTKLTGVTNDYAATADSDVVVVTSGMPRKPGMTREELIGVNAGIVASVVGNILKYSPKAVILMISNPMDTMTYLALKKSGLPKNQIFGMGGALDSARFKCYLSKALKANSNEIEGMVIGGHGDTTMIPLYSKATYKGIPVTELLSKEEVEKVVADTMVGGATLTKLLGTSAWYAPGAAAAYVVESIIRDQKKVVPSCTYLEGEYGQNDICIGVPAVIGRGGVEKVLTLNLTADEKALFEKSAEAVRKTNNILHEIKAL, via the coding sequence ATGAGCAAAGTTACAGTAGTGGGTGCAGGTAACGTGGGTGCGACCTGTGCCAATGTGATCGCGACGCGGGAGATTGCCGACGAGCTGGTTCTCCTCGATATCAAGGAAGGCGTTTCGGAAGGCAAGATGCTGGATATTTTCCAGACCGCTACGCTAATGGACTTCGATACGAAGCTGACCGGCGTGACGAACGATTATGCCGCTACGGCGGATTCCGACGTCGTGGTCGTGACTTCGGGCATGCCTCGTAAGCCGGGCATGACGCGCGAGGAACTGATCGGCGTGAATGCCGGCATCGTCGCTTCGGTCGTGGGCAATATCCTGAAGTATTCCCCGAAAGCGGTCATCCTGATGATCAGCAATCCGATGGACACGATGACCTATCTGGCGCTGAAGAAGAGCGGACTTCCGAAGAATCAGATCTTCGGCATGGGCGGTGCGCTCGACTCGGCCCGCTTCAAGTGTTATCTGAGCAAGGCGCTGAAAGCCAACTCGAACGAGATCGAGGGCATGGTGATCGGCGGTCACGGCGACACGACGATGATTCCGCTCTATTCGAAGGCTACCTACAAAGGCATTCCGGTAACCGAACTGCTGAGCAAGGAAGAGGTCGAGAAGGTCGTTGCCGACACGATGGTGGGCGGAGCGACGCTGACCAAGCTGCTGGGCACGTCGGCCTGGTACGCACCGGGCGCAGCAGCCGCTTATGTAGTGGAGTCGATCATCCGTGACCAGAAGAAGGTGGTGCCGTCGTGCACGTATCTGGAAGGCGAGTACGGTCAGAACGACATCTGCATCGGCGTTCCGGCCGTGATAGGCCGGGGCGGCGTCGAGAAGGTGCTGACGCTGAACCTGACGGCCGACGAGAAGGCGCTGTTCGAAAAGAGCGCCGAGGCCGTTCGCAAGACCAACAACATCCTGCACGAGATCAAGGCGCTCTAA
- a CDS encoding glucosaminidase domain-containing protein produces the protein MNPNRIVPLLIAAVLNVATLLGQQKLSREEYIRRYKGLAVEEMDIYGIPASIKMAQALLESDNGNGRLAREANNHFGIKCKSTWTGATISHDDDAAGECFRKYASAEDSYRDHSEFLDRSERYQDLFKLDPLDYKGWAYGLKQAGYATNPQYAELLIKIIEDNRLYLLDEGRDIDPQIMGNRPDKQALIAEEIPHAAPADIVDIDNYSVSVQGRKGGHTVYQNNGSQFVVLREGETLSSVAVEFGLSEKKLAKYNDFDAGTQPRPGDMVYIRAKNKRSQNGKLIHIAKDGETLHGISQMYGIRLKNLCSINRRSRDSQVSAGQQIRLM, from the coding sequence ATGAATCCGAACCGAATCGTCCCGCTGCTGATCGCCGCCGTGCTGAACGTCGCCACTCTGCTCGGGCAGCAGAAACTGTCGCGCGAGGAGTATATCCGCCGCTACAAAGGACTCGCCGTCGAGGAGATGGACATCTACGGCATCCCGGCCAGCATCAAAATGGCACAGGCGCTTCTCGAATCGGACAACGGCAACGGCCGGCTCGCCCGCGAAGCGAACAATCATTTCGGCATCAAATGCAAGAGCACATGGACCGGCGCCACGATCTCGCACGACGACGACGCGGCGGGCGAATGCTTTCGCAAGTACGCCTCCGCCGAAGACTCCTATCGCGACCACTCCGAGTTTCTGGACCGTTCCGAACGCTATCAGGACCTGTTCAAGCTCGACCCGCTGGACTATAAAGGATGGGCCTACGGGCTCAAGCAGGCCGGCTATGCGACCAATCCCCAATACGCCGAGCTGCTGATCAAGATCATCGAGGACAACCGTCTGTACCTGCTCGACGAAGGACGCGACATCGATCCGCAGATCATGGGCAATCGGCCCGACAAGCAGGCGCTGATCGCCGAGGAGATACCGCACGCCGCGCCCGCCGACATCGTGGATATCGACAATTATTCCGTTTCGGTGCAGGGCCGCAAGGGAGGCCACACGGTTTACCAGAACAACGGCAGCCAGTTCGTCGTGCTCCGCGAGGGCGAAACGCTTTCGTCCGTTGCGGTCGAATTCGGACTGAGCGAGAAAAAGCTGGCCAAGTACAACGACTTCGATGCCGGCACGCAGCCCCGTCCCGGCGATATGGTCTACATCCGGGCGAAAAACAAGCGCAGCCAGAACGGCAAGCTGATCCACATCGCCAAGGACGGCGAGACGCTTCACGGCATCTCGCAGATGTACGGCATCCGGCTGAAGAACCTCTGCTCGATCAACCGCCGCAGCCGCGACTCGCAGGTAAGCGCGGGACAGCAGATACGGCTCATGTAG
- the dusB gene encoding tRNA dihydrouridine synthase DusB codes for MKIAGIDLGDKPLFLAPMEDVTDPSFRYVCKMFGADMVYTEFISCDGLIRDAAKTVAKLRLYDYERPVGIQLYGHQIEPMVEAARVAEAAGPDLIDINFGCPVRKIAGRGAGSGMMRDVPKMVEMTRRIVEAVRLPVTVKTRLGWDEDSRNIVEIAERLQDAGIAALTIHGRTRAQMYRGEADWTLIGEVKRNPRMRIPIVGNGDIDSGEKAAEAFERYGVDGVMIGRATYGRPWIFREIRQFLSTGVPMKQPSVRERVELAKLHLAKSLEFKGEKVGVLEMRRHLSCYFKGLPDFKATRLKLVTLTDPEQIVATLDEIARVWGDYDASEIVPKPLSHEV; via the coding sequence ATGAAGATTGCCGGAATCGATTTGGGCGACAAGCCTCTGTTTCTCGCGCCGATGGAAGACGTGACCGATCCGTCGTTCCGTTACGTGTGCAAGATGTTCGGGGCCGATATGGTCTACACGGAGTTCATTTCGTGCGACGGGCTGATCCGTGATGCGGCCAAGACGGTGGCCAAGCTCCGTCTGTACGATTACGAGCGGCCGGTCGGCATTCAGCTTTACGGCCATCAGATCGAACCGATGGTCGAGGCGGCCCGTGTGGCCGAGGCGGCCGGACCCGACCTGATCGACATCAATTTCGGCTGCCCGGTACGCAAGATCGCCGGGCGCGGCGCCGGCAGCGGCATGATGCGCGACGTGCCGAAAATGGTCGAGATGACGCGCCGCATCGTCGAGGCGGTCCGTCTGCCCGTGACGGTCAAGACGCGGCTGGGGTGGGACGAGGATTCTAGGAATATCGTCGAGATCGCCGAGAGGCTGCAGGATGCGGGGATCGCCGCGCTGACGATTCACGGGCGCACGCGCGCCCAAATGTATCGGGGCGAGGCCGACTGGACGCTGATCGGCGAGGTGAAGCGCAATCCGCGCATGAGGATTCCGATCGTCGGCAACGGCGATATCGACTCGGGGGAGAAAGCGGCCGAGGCGTTCGAGCGATACGGCGTGGACGGCGTGATGATCGGTCGGGCGACGTATGGCCGTCCATGGATATTCCGGGAGATCAGGCAGTTTCTGTCGACCGGCGTGCCGATGAAGCAGCCTTCGGTGCGCGAGCGGGTCGAGTTGGCGAAGCTGCATCTGGCCAAATCGCTCGAATTCAAGGGCGAAAAGGTGGGCGTGCTGGAGATGAGACGGCATCTGTCGTGCTATTTCAAAGGATTGCCCGATTTCAAGGCGACCCGGCTGAAGCTGGTCACGCTGACCGATCCGGAGCAGATCGTCGCCACGCTCGACGAGATCGCCCGCGTGTGGGGCGACTACGACGCTTCGGAGATTGTTCCCAAGCCTTTGTCGCACGAAGTGTGA
- a CDS encoding DUF1080 domain-containing protein, with protein sequence MKQVKYSFGGAIDRFRPFFFAAALCLTTSLGAQSPFPDEGMPETDFRPIFDGRTLDGWTYDPVYWRVEEGCIVGEVTPETLLERNSFIIWRGDAPADFELKMEYRVSAEGNSGINYRSSEVPGVPDALRGYQLDIDGQGEWTGQNYEERGRTFLALRGQVSCVETGKKPYVVGSTGDKAELFSQIDRDGWNECHVIARGHTLIHLINGHVMSVVVDDDPQERTSEGLIGMQVHVGPPMKIEFRNIRLKTDRKEVSGR encoded by the coding sequence ATGAAACAGGTAAAATACTCTTTCGGCGGAGCGATCGACCGTTTTCGCCCGTTCTTTTTCGCCGCAGCGCTCTGTCTGACGACTTCGCTCGGCGCCCAATCCCCGTTCCCGGACGAGGGTATGCCCGAAACGGACTTCCGTCCGATTTTCGACGGCCGCACGCTCGACGGCTGGACCTACGACCCCGTCTATTGGAGAGTCGAGGAGGGCTGCATCGTCGGCGAAGTGACGCCCGAAACGTTGCTGGAACGGAACTCCTTCATCATCTGGCGCGGAGACGCTCCCGCCGATTTCGAGCTGAAGATGGAGTATCGGGTTTCGGCCGAAGGCAACAGCGGCATCAACTATCGCAGCAGCGAGGTGCCCGGCGTGCCCGATGCGCTGCGCGGTTATCAGCTCGACATCGACGGCCAGGGCGAATGGACCGGACAAAACTACGAGGAGCGGGGCCGCACCTTCCTCGCGCTGCGCGGGCAGGTAAGCTGCGTGGAAACGGGCAAAAAGCCTTACGTCGTCGGCTCGACGGGCGATAAAGCCGAATTGTTTTCACAAATCGACCGCGACGGATGGAACGAGTGCCACGTAATCGCCCGGGGCCATACGCTGATCCATCTGATCAACGGCCATGTGATGAGTGTCGTCGTGGACGACGACCCGCAGGAACGTACTTCCGAAGGACTGATCGGCATGCAGGTACACGTCGGACCGCCGATGAAGATCGAGTTCCGGAATATCCGACTGAAGACGGATCGCAAGGAAGTTTCCGGGCGATAG
- a CDS encoding glycosyltransferase family 9 protein, translating into MAIVGRAAPLSLLVIRLSAMGDVAMTVPVLALLRRQYPEIKITVLTTKFLQPFFREVADVSFFAPDLKGRHKGVKGIWTMSRDLGRFDLVADLHDVLRSKGLRKLMRLKGSRVAYINKGQKEKKALTAPEKKIKVQLKTTVERYRDVFLKLGFDLPPVPLPERIRYPMSETVRELAGAREKRWIGVSPFAQHRGKIYPPEMMERVIVRLSEIPGTKVFVFGGGASEQAYAERVAALRENVVSAIGRVRLGEEMELISNLDLMVSMDSSALHMSSLVGVPVVSVWGATHPFAGFYGFGQDPSLAVQLDMACRPCSVYGNKPCLYGTYACMSGIPPEAIVEKVCRRLGVEMPPECDVPNR; encoded by the coding sequence ATGGCAATTGTCGGTCGTGCCGCTCCGCTCAGCTTACTCGTTATCCGGTTGTCCGCCATGGGCGACGTGGCTATGACCGTGCCCGTGCTGGCTTTGTTGCGCCGGCAGTATCCCGAAATAAAGATCACCGTGCTGACGACCAAGTTTCTGCAACCTTTCTTCCGGGAGGTGGCGGACGTCTCCTTTTTCGCTCCCGACCTGAAGGGGCGGCACAAGGGGGTGAAGGGGATATGGACGATGAGCCGCGATTTGGGGCGTTTCGATCTGGTCGCCGACTTGCACGACGTGCTTCGGAGCAAGGGACTGCGCAAGCTGATGCGCCTCAAAGGATCGAGGGTGGCCTATATAAATAAGGGGCAGAAGGAGAAGAAGGCTCTGACCGCGCCGGAAAAAAAAATCAAGGTTCAGCTGAAAACGACGGTCGAGCGTTACCGGGATGTGTTTCTGAAGCTGGGCTTCGATCTGCCGCCGGTTCCGCTGCCGGAGAGGATACGCTATCCGATGAGCGAGACCGTCCGGGAACTGGCGGGCGCCCGGGAGAAGCGGTGGATCGGCGTGTCGCCCTTCGCTCAGCACCGAGGCAAGATCTATCCGCCCGAGATGATGGAGCGCGTGATCGTCCGGTTGTCTGAAATTCCGGGAACGAAGGTTTTCGTGTTCGGAGGCGGCGCGTCGGAGCAGGCTTATGCCGAGAGGGTCGCCGCGCTTCGCGAGAATGTCGTTTCGGCGATCGGGCGGGTCCGTTTGGGCGAGGAAATGGAACTGATCTCGAACCTGGACCTGATGGTAAGCATGGATTCTTCGGCATTGCACATGTCGTCGCTGGTCGGCGTACCGGTCGTATCGGTCTGGGGGGCGACGCATCCTTTCGCGGGATTTTACGGTTTCGGGCAGGACCCGTCCTTGGCGGTGCAGCTCGATATGGCGTGCCGTCCCTGTTCGGTGTACGGCAATAAACCCTGCTTGTACGGAACCTATGCCTGCATGAGCGGTATTCCGCCCGAGGCGATCGTCGAGAAGGTATGCCGTCGGCTGGGCGTGGAAATGCCGCCCGAGTGCGACGTTCCGAATCGGTAG
- a CDS encoding DUF4254 domain-containing protein → MFTSKSNRIFAQVIDDYHRCDDVDAPVRNPYANGSIEYLLYLKNWIDTVQWHLEDIIRDPNIDPVEALKIKRRIDRSNQERTDMVEYIDSYFLDLYKDVRVAADATVNTESPAWAIDRLSILALKIYHMEQEVRREDVSQKHIEECGRKLDVLRQQQVDLSGAIDALLDDIAAGRKYMKVYKQMKMYNDPELNPVLYASK, encoded by the coding sequence ATGTTTACCTCGAAAAGCAACCGGATCTTCGCACAGGTCATCGACGACTACCACCGTTGCGACGACGTGGATGCTCCGGTCCGAAATCCTTATGCGAACGGCTCGATCGAGTATTTATTGTATCTGAAAAACTGGATCGATACGGTGCAGTGGCATCTGGAGGATATCATCCGCGATCCGAATATCGATCCGGTCGAGGCGCTGAAAATCAAGCGCCGCATCGACCGCTCGAATCAGGAGCGGACCGATATGGTGGAGTACATCGACAGCTATTTTCTCGATCTGTACAAGGACGTTCGGGTAGCTGCTGACGCGACGGTCAATACCGAGAGCCCGGCGTGGGCGATCGACCGGCTGTCGATCCTCGCGCTGAAAATTTACCATATGGAGCAGGAGGTGCGGCGCGAGGACGTGTCGCAGAAGCATATAGAGGAGTGCGGGCGCAAGCTGGACGTGCTGCGCCAGCAACAGGTCGACCTGTCGGGCGCGATCGACGCGCTGCTCGATGACATCGCTGCCGGGCGCAAGTACATGAAGGTGTACAAGCAGATGAAAATGTACAACGACCCGGAGCTTAACCCTGTCTTGTACGCGTCCAAATAA